Proteins encoded in a region of the Sulfitobacter alexandrii genome:
- a CDS encoding ATP-binding cassette domain-containing protein, giving the protein MTEAPLLDARNLTRRYKLPRTSVLGAAPVLTAVDDVSFTIRAGETLGVVGESGSGKSTLARMVMAFEQPDAGRILFQGDDLHALPAAALRKRRRHFQMVYQDPFGSLDPRRTVGWSIAEPLRAIGTDSDTGRRTAEALEQVGLHPRDGTKYPHEFSGGQRQRIAIARAIVTRPALLVADEAVSALDVSVQAQILNLLMDLQDDLGLGILFISHDLAVVASICDHLLVMQHGKPVETGPAAGVLRHPAHSYTQTLLKAAGVST; this is encoded by the coding sequence GACGCGCGCAACCTGACGCGCCGCTACAAGCTGCCGCGCACCTCGGTATTGGGCGCCGCGCCCGTCCTGACGGCGGTGGACGACGTCAGCTTCACCATCCGCGCGGGCGAAACGCTGGGCGTCGTCGGCGAAAGCGGGTCCGGCAAATCGACCCTCGCCCGCATGGTCATGGCGTTCGAGCAGCCCGATGCCGGCAGGATCCTGTTCCAGGGCGACGACCTGCACGCCCTGCCCGCCGCGGCGTTGCGCAAGCGCAGGCGGCACTTCCAGATGGTCTATCAGGATCCTTTCGGATCGCTCGACCCGCGCCGCACCGTGGGCTGGTCCATCGCCGAACCGCTGCGCGCCATCGGCACCGATTCCGACACGGGCCGCCGCACCGCCGAGGCACTGGAACAGGTGGGCCTGCACCCGCGTGACGGCACGAAGTACCCGCATGAATTCTCCGGCGGTCAGCGCCAGCGCATCGCCATCGCCCGGGCCATCGTCACCCGCCCTGCCCTTCTGGTCGCGGACGAAGCGGTGTCGGCCCTCGACGTGTCGGTGCAGGCCCAGATCCTGAACCTGCTGATGGACCTGCAGGACGATCTCGGGCTCGGCATACTTTTCATCAGCCACGATCTGGCAGTCGTCGCCTCGATCTGCGATCATCTGCTGGTGATGCAGCATGGCAAACCCGTCGAAACCGGCCCCGCCGCCGGTGTCCTGCGCCATCCTGCCCACAGCTACACGCAAACCCTGCTCAAGGCCGCCGGAGTATCCACATGA